Below is a genomic region from Billgrantia tianxiuensis.
ATGACCAGGAAGCTTGTCGCCTGGCCGAAGCCCAGTTGGAGCGTGCCACCGCCCTGCTCGAAGAAGCCCGTGCCGCCCTGGCCTCGAACCCGTCGCCATGACTCGACCGTTGAGCCCGATATATCCATGAATGCCGAAAAACGCTACGAAATCTTCGCTCGCCTGCGCGAGCACAACCCCGAGCCGACAACGGAGCTGGACTGGAGCACGCCGTTCGAGCTACTCACCGCCGTGCTGCTCTCTGCTCAGGCTACCGATGTCGGCGTGAACAAGGCCACCGCGCGGCTGTTCCCGGTAGCCAACACCCCCAGGCCATCCTCGACCTAGGCCTCGAGGCTCTCAAGGAGCACATCAAGACCATCGGACTCTACAATACCAAGGCCGAAAACCTGATGAAGACCTGCCGTATGCTGGTCGAACAGCACGGCGGCGAGGTGCCGCGCACCCGGGAGGCGCTCGAGGCGTTGCCGGGGGTCGGGCGCAAGACCGCCAACGTGATCCTCAATACCGCCTTTGGCGAACCCACCATCGCCGTGGACACCCATATCTTTCGCGTCTCCAATCGCACCCGCATCGCTCCCGGCAAGAACGTGAACGAGGTCGAACAGAAACTGCTGCGCCACGTGCCCAGGGAATTTCGCCGCGATGCACACCATTGGCTGATCCTGCATGGCCGCTATACCTGCGTAGCGCGCCGACCGCGCTGTGGCAGCTGCGTGATAGAGGATCTCTGCGAGTACAAGGAGAAGGTGGACCTGGCCTGAGGCAAACGCCTGAGACTAATGATGACTTTGCATGACTCGGCACAGTCAGGGAGGATAACAACACAACAATAACCAGAGCCGTACCATGCCATTGCACGATCATCCCATCGACAAGCGCGTCGACGCCCTGCTCGCGCTGTCGCACGAGCATGCCGAGATCTATTGCAGCCCCTCGGCCTGGCTGGCTCGCGAACGCTACCTGGCCAACCACCCCACGCGCATCCTGGCCATGAAGTGCATGGACGGTCGCATCCACCTCCCCACGTCACGCGCACGCCCCTGGGTATCATCACCCCCTTCCGCAACCTGGGCGGCATCTTTCACCTGGGCTGGCCGTACCTCGGCGAGATGCTCACCGACGCCGTCGATGAAGCTATCCATGGCGGCAGCGGCGTACTGCTGATCATCAGTTACCATTTCTCCCGCGGCGATCGGAACCGCGGCTGTGCCGGCTTCGACTGCGATGTGGCTGCCGCCTTGGCCCACGCCCATGAGATACGCCGTCAGGCCGAGAGCATCTTCGGCCGTGACCACCGCCACGTCTATCCCCTGGTGTGCGGCTTCGAGACGGATAGCGACGCACTCATCGTCCACGGTATCGATGACGCCACACTCGACATCGGCGCGCTGCAGCCCAGCCAGGAGGGTGAGCTCGAGCGCCGTATTGCCAGCCTGTGTCCCGACATGCCAGGCGACATACGCCGTGACCTGCTACCGCTACTGAAGGGCAACTTGCAGCATGTCGACTCCCTGCGCGGCATCACCCGCGAACTCGATATCGAACACCGCGAATGGGTGATCTGCGTCGGTCGCGGCTTCGATTTCCTGCACCTGCCCAATACCGCGCTGATCGTCGGGCCCTACAGCCCCGACCTGTCCCAGCCCATCAGTACGGCCGCAGCGATCATCGATGCCAACATGAAAGCGGAACGTGTCCCCGACGACGGCTTCCTCCTGCTTGCCTCGACGCCCTATGAAGCGATCGGCGTTGACCGCGCGCGCGCTGAACTCAAATCCCGCTTCCTGTCGGAATTCGCGGCCCAGGTCATCGCTCGCGAACATCCCAGGCTGGTGGCCGGCATGATCTCCCGCACAGCTGTCGTCCATTGGCCCAGCCGCAGACTGGAACTTCTCGATCACGTTTGACGGAATACGACGATGACATTGCTCAAGATCCTGCTACTGCCACCCACCTTGAACGTGCTGCTGGTGCTCCTGGGATTGCTCCTGAGCCCAAGGCGCTTCCTCGGCGCCCTGTTGATCATGCTGGGTCTGTTCGGGTTGCTGCTGCTTGCCACGCCAATGGCCAGCCATACCCTGCGTCAGGGGCTGGAACCCTACTCCACGCCGTCCACCTCGCAGTTGGAAAGCGCCGAGGCAATCGTCATCCTTGGCGGTGGACGTGACTATGTGGCCCCGGAATTCGGCTGGGGCGACGCGCCAGCGAATCCCACCTGGCGCCGACTAGCCTACGCCTCCCATCTCCATCGGCAGACCGAACTGCCGTTGCTGGTCAGTGGTGGGCGGGTACATGACGAAGAAAGCGCCGAAGCCAATCTGATGGCCGTCGCCCTGCGCGACGTCTTCGACGTACCGGTACGCTGGCTGGAGGGTGAGAGCCGCAGCACGGCGGAGAATGCTCGTTTCAGTGCCGACATGCTGCGCGCCGAGGGTATCGCCCGGGTGGCGCTGGTGTCTCAGGCCTGGCATCTGCCGCGTGCCGTGGCGGAGTTCGAAGCCCAGGGTCTGGTCGTGGTGCCCGCCCCAACCGAATTCACCAGTCCACCGCCCGAAGGGCTCCAGGCCTGGCTACCCCGGGCCTATCACCTCAACCAGAGCACACGCGCCTTGAACGAGTGGCTGGGGCGTGCCGGTCAGTCGCTACGCGACCTGCTGCCGTAGCGCCGTTCGCCCCTTGGCCGCACCAAGGGGCGCTCACCGCTTCATCAGTGTCACCTTATACTTCGGCGCCCACCTGGCGCAGCCACTCCTGCAGGTTGTAGTAGTTGGTCACCCTGGTGATCCGCCCCTCAGCCACTTCGAAGAAGGCACCGCCGGGCAGCACGTAGCGCTGTCCAGTCGCCGGCGGTAACCCCTCGTCGGTAGCTCGGTACTCGCCGTGTACCGTGTACTCGGCGGCTACCCGGCAACCGTCTGCACTGGGCAGGATCACGATGTCTGCCAGCCGCTCCACGTAGCTGCGATCCATGCGCTCCAAGAACTGACGGAACGCGTCACGTCCTGTTTCGCGTGGCCCCTGGTTCAGGTCGTGTGCCACTTCGGCATCGAGGCATTCGAGCATGGCGGCCCAGTCGCCACGGTTGAAGGCGTCATAGTATCGCTGGATCAGTCGCCCACTTTCGGACATCGTCAGGCTCTCCTGGAGAAATTCAGGCGCCAGTGTAAACGCCCGGGCAGCGAGGCATTAGCCGGTGAGAATGCATTTGATCATTGCCATACAGCAATGACGGCCAACGGATGCGATCAGAAGCCAGCGCTCTCCAGCCGGCTGGCAAGCTCTTCGAGAGCGGCGATACCCTGCACGTCGCTCGGCAGTAGCGTCAACCGCGGACGGGGCAAATGAGCGAACTGTTCGTCAATGCGGGCCAGGTACGTGGCCTCCTGCTCGCGTCGGGCACGCAGGAATTCACCGTCGGCATCGTCGGGGAGCACCCGGTTGACCAGGGTACCTGCCACCGGAATCTTGACTGCTTCGAGCGCCTGCACGGCACGTGCCGTCTCGAGAATCGGCAGTCGCTCGGGAGTCATCACGAACAGGAAGCCGCTCTCCTGTGCGTTCTCGATGCGTCGCCGGGCACGATGAAACAAACGCCGTCGCTCGAGCAGCGTGCGCGCCACGTCACGCGTGCGTTCGTCGAGATCGTTCAAGGGGTCTTCCTGGGGGTCGTCGAAGGGTGTGGCCACGTCACGGCCACGCTTGGGCGTCAGATGCGAGAGCACCTTGCCCAACTCCTCGGACTTGCGACTGTGCGCCAGCAGGCCGTCGGTCCAGGCCGCCATGGCTTCAGGCAGGGTCAGCAGACGCAAAGTGTGCCCGGTGGGCGCGGTATCGAAGATCACCAGGTCGTAGGGCGCCGTATCGTCGCTGACGATACGTGAAAGCCGCTCCAGCAACGCGGCCTCCTGCGCGCCAGGAGACTGCCGCGTCAGGCGCATCTGACGTTCCAGCTCGGCCATCATTTCCGGCGCGGCGTAACGGCGCATCTGCTCGGTCACCCGGGCCAGGTGCGCATCGACCTCGGCGTCCGGGTCGATCTCCATGGCGTCCAGGTTGGGCAGCAGGCGCCGCGGCGCATCGTTCAGTTCGCGGTCGAAGACGTCGCCGAGGCTATGGGCCGGGTCGGTGGAGACGACCAGCACCCGGCGCTCGCGGCGAGCGGCCAGTACCGCCAGCGATGCCGCTACCGTGGTCTTGCCCACGCCCCCTTGCCGCCCACCCAGAGCAGGTGTTTGTCGAGTAACTCTCTCATGTCACATCCTATGAAGCATGGTGGCTTCGCGGCTAATCCGACGACAGGCCTATGCGGGGGCGCTGTAAACCCTTCCCTGGGCGCTACTTCTTCCATCCCTGGAAGAAGACCCCGCTGCGGCCTGTCCCCTGCGCCGCTCGCTCGAGGTCCGGACGCTAGCAACATCTGAAATGATCCAGGGGCGAGCGCTCCATGCCCATGCGCCGGTGCCACTCGTGGAAGCGCTCGAGCAACAGCGGTTGCAGCTCCAGGGTGTAGTAGGCAGCCGGGTTGGGTACCCCCATCATCTCCGAGAACACCAGCAGCATGAACAGGTCGTCCTCGTCGCGCCTGGCGCGGGCAATGGCGCCGCGATAGCGCGCGCTGTAGAACTCTTCGGCGACGAACCGGGCCTGGCTCAGCCAGGCCCTAACCCGCTCGCGACGAGGGTCATGCTCTTTGTCATGATCGTCGCTCATTGCATGCCTCCGGTTCACTCCTGGCGGGCCATTTCCGCCCGTGAGCGCTTCAGCGCCGAGGCGCACTCCATGGCCACCAGGATCGCGGCAATCAGTACCACGATGTCCACGAAGAGCAGGAAGTAATTGCCCTCGTTGAAGAAGGTGCGCAGCTGTATGAGCAGCGCAGCGATAGTCATCACTAGCAGGAAGCACAGCGGCGCCAGGGTGTACCACATGGGACGGCGCAGGCGCACCAGCATCACCGTGACCACCAGCAAGGTCAGACCCGCCAGCAGCTGGTTGGTGGTGCCGAACAGCGGCCAGATGATCATGCCGCCGGTACCGTCGGCCCCTCCGGCGCCGAAGGCCAACAGCAGGCAGCTGCCCACGGCGAGCAGCGTGGCCGGTACGTTTTTGGTCATCCACTTGAGGTTATAGATCACGCCCCACTCCTGGAAAATGTAACGCTGCAGGCGCAGACCGGTATCCATGGTGGTGCCGGCGAACAGCGCGGCCATCACGGTCAGCAGTGTCGCTGCGGTCACTTCGGGCAGGCCCAGGCCGTTGTGGATCATGTAGGCGCCGCCTTCGACGAAGGCGTTGACACCGCCGGCCCCGAAGGCGGTATAGACCGCCTGCCAGTCGGCGAAGGTAGCGAAACCGGCCGTGGCGGCCAGGATGGCCGCCAGCGCCAGCATGCCCTCGCCCACAGCGCCGAAATAGCCGACGAAACGCGCGTCGGTTTCGCGGTTGAGCTGCTTGGAGGTGGTGCCGGAGGAAACCAGACCGTGAAAGCCGGAAATGGCACCGCAGGCGATAGTGACGAAAAGCAGCGGCAGCATCGATGGCGTGCCTGCCGGCAGGTCGCCATTGATCATCGGCGCCACTACGCTGGGGTTGAGCAGCAGAATGGCACCGTAGAGCACGATCAGGCCGATGAACAGCTGCAGGCCATTAATGTAGTCACGCGGCTGTAGCAGTACCCATACCGGCAGCATCGAGGCGATGGCGGCATAGCCAAACAGGATCAGAATCCACACCGCGTTACCGGAAAGGCCACCCACCTCGGCCGGCATCTGGATCGGTACCGAGGGGCCGATGAAGATCAGCACGTACAGGGCAATGACGCCGAGAATCGATACCACCGGCAGGCTCAGAATGCGGCGATAGATCAACTGGCCAATGATCAGCGCGACCAGAATGGCTCCCCACACCGGTACCACGGCGCTGGAAAAGTTCATCATCAACCCGGCAATGACCACGGCGAACACGGCGTTGACCATCAGCAGCACCAGGAAGATGACGATCATGAAGATGCTGCGGGCCCGGGCGCCGACCACGTCGCCGGTCAGCGCACCGACGGACTTGGCCTTGTTGCGCACGCTGGCCCAGATGGCGCCGGAATCGTGCACGCCGGCGAAGAACACGGTCCCGAGGACTACCCACAGGAAGGCGGGCAGCCAGCCCCAGATGACCGCGATGGCCGGCCCGACGATGGGGGCGGCCCCTGCCACCGAGGTGAAATGGTGGCCCCAGAGGATGTAGCGATTGGTCGGCACGAAGTCGACCCCATCCTCGTACTCGTGGGCGGGCGTTCTGAAATCGGGTCGAGACGATAGATCTTGGTGGCTATGAAACGGGAATAGAGAAAGTACCCCGCCGCCATACCGCCAAGACCAAGAATCAGCAAAATGATGGCACTCATTCTGGTCAGCTCCTTTTTAAGGATTGTCCTTTATCTTTCTGGGCGGCTCGCATGTTACGCGACGCGCCAGGTCCGGCAGTAGGCCGGACTCTGCCCAGGAAAGTCTGCGCAGAGCGAGGCCCTAAGTCCAATTCGCGACCTTCTCGCGCTAACGATTTACAGCTAAAGTCGTATGATTCCCTCCAACGATCAAAAGTCTTACAGCACCGGCTGAACGGGCACGTTACGCTGCCGGAAGAAAGTCCGCCTGTGGAAAGACGAGACGCCCATGCAAGAGACACTGCTCCAACTCACCATGGCCGGCGCCTTTGGCGCCTTCATCGGTATGCTTTTTCGCGTGACGCGCCGGCCAGGCCAGGCACGCGCCTTCCTGTTCACGCTGGTGGGGCTCGCCGCCGGCGTAACCGCCTACCTGATCTACTACGTCCTGACCCGCACCACCGGCGCTCCGGCCTGGCTGTTACCGGTGCTGGTGCTGCTGCAGGTGTGGCTCTGGCTTGGCCCGCTGGGGCCCAAGCGCTGGCGACTCGAGAAAGACAGCGACGAGCCGCGCTAGAGCCCGTGGCGCTGACGGCCAGCTCGTGGTAGTAGAGTTCCTAGCGGCTGCCTCTTCTGCCAAGGTCGTCTTTGCCGCTCCCTACACGCGCACTAGACTAATGATCAATAACATACAAGACGCTCGAGGAGTGATGCATGGCCAAGGTGCTGGTGGTGGACGATGAGCCCAATATCGTCCTTTCGCTGGAGTTCCTTATGCAGCAGGCCGGTTTCGAAGTGACAACGGCCGAGGATGGCGAAGGCGCTCTGGCCGAGGTCGAGCAGTCGCCGCCCGACCTGATCCTGCTCGACATCAGCCTCCCCGGCCTGAGCGGCTTCGACGTGCTGGAGCAATTGCGCCACGATCCCCGCCATGCCAGGCTCCCGATCATCATGCTCACTGCCCATGGGCGCGAGGTGGAACGGGAGAAGGGACTGGCCTTGGGTGCCGATGACTACGTGACCAAACCTTTCTCGACCCAGGCCCTGGTCGAGAAGGTGAAAGCCCTGCTCGCCGAGGATGCCTGATGTTCGGGCGCAAGTTGCCCAAGCGCCAGCGCCTGATCGGCCTGTGGCTGCTGCTCAGCGGCATCAGCCTGCTGGGGGGCGCCATCTTTGCGGCCTGGCTGGACAGCTTGTTCCAGCCCCAAGGCTTCGCTCGCCTGGTGCTGTGGCTGGGCTGTTTTTCTGGCGGCGGCACCATCTTTCTGATCGGTCTGCTGCTCGAACGCATGCTCTTCACCCCGCTGCGCCATCTTCAGGTGCAGCTCGCACGACTGGTCGCCAATCCCGACGCCCGTGACGACTATCCGCCCGAAGGATGGCTGCGCGGTCTTGGCCCCGACCTGGTGCGTGTACGCGAGGCCTGGCGCAGCGATCGCGCCCGTCTGGCCACGGCGCATGCCGAAGGGGCACGCAGTGCAGCGCGTATCCGCCAGGAGCTCGAGACGTTACTGCAGGTGTTGGATACACCGCTGCTGCTCTGCGATCACCATCGCCGCCTGCTGCTGTTCAACCAAGCCGCCGAGAAGCTGTTCGCGAATCACCCGGGGCTTGGGCTAGGCAAGCGTCTGGACGCCTTGCTGCCAATCGCAAGCCTGCAGGATTCTCTGGGACAGCTGCCGGACGACGGCTCCCCTCGCGAGCTGTTGGTGCCCTGTAATGAGCGCTGGCTGCATGTGATTTTGCGCCGGGTCCCTCAGAGCAATGGTGAAACGCTGCTGACACTGACCGATGCCACTTCCGTGTGGAACAGCGAGATGGGCGCCCGCGCCAACCTCGCCGACCGAATCGCCCCGCTGCGCCGGCACGGCGCAAGCCTGGCCAGCGCCGCCGAAGCGCTGGGCAGCGTACGCCATGCCCGGCATATCGACGATACCTTGCGTCGACGCCTGGAAGCGGTCATCGATGAGGAGAGCCGCGCACTGGGCAACGAGATCGAAGGCCTTGGGCGTCTGATAGAAGACATGCAGCAGCAGGGTGAGCGGCTGGTGCCGCTGTGGTCCAACGACCTCT
It encodes:
- a CDS encoding ketosteroid isomerase-related protein; protein product: MSESGRLIQRYYDAFNRGDWAAMLECLDAEVAHDLNQGPRETGRDAFRQFLERMDRSYVERLADIVILPSADGCRVAAEYTVHGEYRATDEGLPPATGQRYVLPGGAFFEVAEGRITRVTNYYNLQEWLRQVGAEV
- a CDS encoding cory-CC-star protein; its protein translation is MSDDHDKEHDPRRERVRAWLSQARFVAEEFYSARYRGAIARARRDEDDLFMLLVFSEMMGVPNPAAYYTLELQPLLLERFHEWHRRMGMERSPLDHFRCC
- a CDS encoding response regulator transcription factor, with product MAKVLVVDDEPNIVLSLEFLMQQAGFEVTTAEDGEGALAEVEQSPPDLILLDISLPGLSGFDVLEQLRHDPRHARLPIIMLTAHGREVEREKGLALGADDYVTKPFSTQALVEKVKALLAEDA
- a CDS encoding ArsA family ATPase yields the protein MGKTTVAASLAVLAARRERRVLVVSTDPAHSLGDVFDRELNDAPRRLLPNLDAMEIDPDAEVDAHLARVTEQMRRYAAPEMMAELERQMRLTRQSPGAQEAALLERLSRIVSDDTAPYDLVIFDTAPTGHTLRLLTLPEAMAAWTDGLLAHSRKSEELGKVLSHLTPKRGRDVATPFDDPQEDPLNDLDERTRDVARTLLERRRLFHRARRRIENAQESGFLFVMTPERLPILETARAVQALEAVKIPVAGTLVNRVLPDDADGEFLRARREQEATYLARIDEQFAHLPRPRLTLLPSDVQGIAALEELASRLESAGF
- a CDS encoding YdcF family protein: MTLLKILLLPPTLNVLLVLLGLLLSPRRFLGALLIMLGLFGLLLLATPMASHTLRQGLEPYSTPSTSQLESAEAIVILGGGRDYVAPEFGWGDAPANPTWRRLAYASHLHRQTELPLLVSGGRVHDEESAEANLMAVALRDVFDVPVRWLEGESRSTAENARFSADMLRAEGIARVALVSQAWHLPRAVAEFEAQGLVVVPAPTEFTSPPPEGLQAWLPRAYHLNQSTRALNEWLGRAGQSLRDLLP